One genomic window of Elaeis guineensis isolate ETL-2024a chromosome 2, EG11, whole genome shotgun sequence includes the following:
- the LOC105033700 gene encoding F-box/LRR-repeat protein At3g48880 yields MDGSSPYTDLAEPSATKRFKIGGEEMDTSEETMRSEEDTGIRRWEDLPVNCLVEIFKKLSVEDMAIGVPFVCKSWYEAHLDPCCWKILDFRGIDPWSECPFIARFMHEYRLKKFTIMGFLKFVINRGHKLATKLILPDRLLPLSNLVYICEQCPMLNIYASWQPEKNPGLIRGFVMKLNETMLRHCRNLEL; encoded by the exons ATGGATGGGTCCTCACCATATACCGATTTGGCCGAACCAAGCGCTACGAAAAG ATTTAAGATTGGAGGAGAAGAGATGGATACAAGTGAAGAGACAATGAGGAGTGAGGAGGATACTGGAATAAGAAGATGGGAGGACTTACCTGTTAACTGCTTGGTGGAAATTTTCAAGAAATTGAGTGTGGAGGACATGGCAATTGGTGTTCCTTTTGTGTGCAAATCCTGGTATGAAGCTCATCTCGACCCTTGCTGTTGGAAGATTCTAGACTTCCGTGGGATTGATCCATGGTCAGAGTGCCCTTTTATTGCGAGGTTCATGCACGAATACCGTCTAAAGAAATTCACAATTATGGGGTTTCTGAAATTTGTCATCAATCGTGGTCATAAATTAGCCACCAAGCTGATCCTCCCAGATCGCCTCCTTCCTCTGAGTAACTTGGTCTACATCTGCGAACA ATGTCCGATGCTGAATATTTATGCTTCATGGCAGCCAGAGAAAAATCCAGGTCTTATCCGTGGATTTGTGATGAAGTTGAATGAAACAATGTTGCGACACTGTAGGAATTTAGAGTTGTAA
- the LOC105033689 gene encoding F-box/LRR-repeat protein At3g48880 — protein MAGGRRWEAMELDCLVNIFQRLGIEDLTLGVPFVCKSWYRASLDPICWKVLDFQALDFMPWSNFSKRFMRRYSPQHFSFSGFMKFAINRSHGGVVELRFPLLIGASLKDLVHASNLCPRLKIAVLPRIMLEDEEHIPELVGKWKDLERLEMESKPSSFSEIATQINLNCKSFTGLRMFGSIKKEDVLAITKSLPKIKYLCLSRSYLCKKELLAIVDGCRELEKLIVNDCIGFEADEEVLKRASAITTFEHEGSKLYDDLGYDTDECDIHHVRVI, from the exons ATGGCTGGGGGAAGGAGATGGGAGGCCATGGAGTTGGACTGCTTGGTTAACATCTTTCAGAGGCTCGGCATCGAAGACTTGACCCTGGGTGTGCCCTTCGTGTGCAAATCATGGTATCGAGCTTCTCTCGATCCAATCTGCTGGAAAGTGCTCGACTTCCAGGCATTAGACTTCATGCCATGGAGCAATTTCTCAAAGAGGTTCATGAGACGGTACTCTCCGCAACATTTCTCCTTCTCTGGTTTCATGAAATTTGCCATCAACCGCAGCCATGGAGGTGTTGTCGAGCTTAGATTTCCTTTGTTGATTGGTGCTTCATTGAAGGACTTGGTTCATGCTTCAAATCT GTGTCCTAGATTGAAGATAGCTGTCCTGCCTAGAATAATGTTGGAGGATGAAGAACACATACCTGAACTTGTAGGGAAATGGAAGGATCTCGAACGGCTTGAAATGGAATCGAAGCCTTCATCCTTCTCAGAAATTGCCACACAGATCAATCTTAATTGTAAGAGTTTCACTGGGCTGAGGATGTTTGGTTCTATAAAGAAGGAAGATGTGTTGGCTATCACAAAGTCTCTTCCAAAGATCAAGTATCTGTGCCTTAGCAGGTCATATTTGTGCAAGAAAGAGTTGTTAGCAATAGTGGATGGTTGTAGAGAGCTGGAGAAACTGATTGTGAATGACTGCATCGGTTTCGAAGCTGATGAGGAGGTTCTGAAAAGGGCCTCTGCTATCACAACCTTCGAGCATGAGGGATCGAAATTATATGATGATCTTGGATACGATACTGATGAGTGTGATATCCATCATGTGCGTGTTATATGA